From the Ralstonia wenshanensis genome, the window CAGGCGCCCGACGCAGAGACAATCGCGCGCTGGTTCGGTGCCACCGGCGTCACGCAAACCGACGCCACGCGCGCCGCCGATGCCGTGCGCCGGATGCTTTCAGCCGAGGCGCTCGCGCACGTTTTCGACCCCGCGCGCTTCGATGCCGCACATAACGAGATCGAACTCTTCGGCCCAGACGGCGCGCTGTTGCGCATCGATCGCCTGATCGAACGTGGCAAAGACGTCCTCGTGGTCGACTACAAACTGCGCTTGCTGCCCGTTGAACGTGCCGCCTATGCGGATCAGTTGCGCGGCTATGTGGCCGCCGTCGCGCCGATGTATCCGGGGCGCACCGTGCGCGCAGGCGTGGCGACCGCGCAGGGGGAGTGGATCGACCTGGACGCGTTGCCCAAGCCGGTGCAGACGTCACACGACGACAGCCAAGGCGCGTTGTTCTGACGCGGGCGGCACAAACAGAAAAGGGGAGGGTGATGCGGACGGGCAAAAGAGAAGGGGGACGAGCCTGACCCTCGGCACTGGCGGAAAACGGCTGTGGCTGCTTCGTTCCCGACCTGACCAGGTTGACCGCGCCACCATGCGAGGAGGCCCGTCCGACCAGCATTGTAACCGACTCCCACGTCCCCACCTGAATATCCTTGCAATTCGCTCGGCGCGCATGGCGGTTGACCCCTCCGAAGCCGCGTCGGAAATCCACCTCGCTTTGCTACAATCCGCCGCATGAGTTATCAAGTGCTCGCCCGCAAGTGGCGCCCTCGCGATTTCACCACGCTGGTCGGTCAGGAACACGTGGTGAAAGCGCTCACGCATGCGCTCGAACAGCAGCGCCTGCACCACGCATACCTGTTCACGGGTACGCGCGGTGTCGGCAAGACGACGCTGTCGCGCATCCTTGCCAAATCGCTCAATTGCGTCGGCGCAGACGGGCAGGGCGGCATCACCGCGCAGCCGTGCGGCGTGTGCCGCGCCTGTACCGAGATCGATGCCGGGCGCTTTGTCGATTACATCGAGATGGATGCCGCCTCCAACCGCGGCGTCGACGAGATGGCGCAGCTGCTGGACCGCGCGGTCTACGCGCCAACCAGCGGCCGCTTCAAGGTCTACATGATCGACGAAGTGCACATGCTGACCAACCACGCCTTCAACGCGATGCTGAAGACGCTGGAAGAGCCGCCCGAGCACGTCAAGTTCATCCTCGCGACCACCGATCCGCAGAAGATTCCGGTGACGGTGCTGTCGCGCTGCCTGCAGTTCAACCTCAAGCAGATGCCGCCGGGGCACATCGTGTCTCACCTGGACCGCATCCTTGGCGAAGAGGGCATCGCCCACGAGCCGAATGCGTTGCGTCTGCTGGCGGCCGCTGCCCAGGGTTCGATGCGCGATGCGCTGTCGCTCACCGACCAGGCGATCGCGTACAGCGCCGGTGAGGTGAGTGAAGCTGCCGTGCGCGGCATGCTTGGTGCGATCGACCAGAGTTACCTCGTGCGTTTGCTCGATGCGCTGGCCGATGAGAATGGCGCGGCGCTTGTCGAGATCGCTGACGAGATGGCGGGGCGCAGTCTGAGCTTCTCGGGCGCGCTGCAGGATCTTGCATCCCTGTTGCAGAAGATTGCGCTGGCGCAGGTCGTGCCTGCTGCCGTGCAGGACGACTGGCCCGAGGCCGACGATGTGCGCCGCCTTGCCGAGCGCTTCGATGCGCAGTCGGTGCAACTGTTCTACCAGTTTGCCAACCTGGGCCGGAACGAACTGGCGCTTGCGCCGGATGAATACGCCGGCTTCACGATGACGCTGCTGCGCATGCTGGCGTTCCAGCCCGGACAGTCGGGTGGGGACGCGCCGCCGCCTTCGGGCGGTGGTGGCGGGAAGCGGGCGATGCCGCTGGCAGCAACCCCGACCGCATCGACGCGCTCTGCGGCCCCGGCGACTGCGCCCGTGGCGGTGCGTCCGGAGCAGGTGGTCGAGGCGCCGCGTGCGACTTACCAAGCAACTCCGACGGCACCTGCGCCCGTTGCGGCGGTTGCAGATACGCCGGCTGCGGCGCCAGCGCGTCGCTCGCCGGCGATGGAAGCCTTGGCCGCTGCGCGTCAGGCGTCGAGTCGTGGCCGCGGCGGAGCTTCTGCACCTGTCGCTACGCCGGTAGCGGCGCCCGCGCCTGTCGCGCCTGCCTCTGCATCCGCTGCAGGTCCACGTCCGAATCCGGCTGCTGCGCCGGCATCCGCACCGCAGCGCCGTGAAAAGCCGGTTGCAGTTGCCGCGCCCACCGATGACGGCCCGCCGCCCTGGGATGAAATGCCGGGCGAGTTTGCTTCGCCGTCGCTTGAAGAGATGGACGCCGCGTTTGCCGGCTGGGATTCCGCTTCCAACGTGCGCCCCGGAGCGTCTGAGCCGGCGGCACGTCGTCCTGCACCGATCGAAGCGCCGGCAGCTGCGCCTGCGCCGGCTAAGGCGGTCGCCCCGGAGCCGGTAGCCGCAGCGACGCCGCCTGATCTGAGCGCCAGCGGTCTTACCACGTTCGACGGCAATTGGCCGGCACTGGCAGCGAGCCTGCCGATCCGCGGTCTGGCACAGCAACTGGCCTACCAGAGCGAGTTGGCTGCCGTAGAAGGCGTCACGATGCGCCTGCGCGTACCGTTGCCTCCGCTGACTGACGCCAACGTCGTCGAGCGCCTGGAGGCAGCACTGACGGAACACTTCGGCACGCCCGTTCGCGTGGCGTGCGATATCGGGCCTGCACGCGCCACCGCGGCGGCTGTCGATGCCGAACAGCGCGCCGAGCGCCAACGCAATGCCGAAGACGCCATCGCCGCCAACCCGTTTGTGCAGGCGCTGGTTCGTGACTTTGCCGCGCAGGTCGTTCCCGGTTCGATCCAACCGCACGCGCACTGAATCGCATTCCAAGACTGAACATTGAATACCGGCGCGCCAACCTGAGCGGCGCGCCCTTCACGACCCATTTCAAGGAGCAACGACCATGATGAAAGGCCAGATCGCGGGGCTGATGAAGCAAGCCCAGCAGATGCAGGAAAACATGAAGAAGGCCCAGGAGCAGCTTGCGTTGATCGAGGTGGAAGGCGTGTCCGGTGCCGGCCTCGTGAAGGTGGTGATGACCTGCAAGAACGACGTGAAGCGTGTGTCGATCGACCCGAGCCTGCTGGCCGAAGGCGAAGACAAGGATCTGCTGGAAGACCTCATCGCCGCTGCGTTCAATGACGCCGTGCGCAAGGCCGAGGCCACTGCGCAAGAGAAGATGGGCTCGCTCACCTCCGGTTTGGGCGGCATGGCGAGCATGCTGCCGCCCGGCTTCAAGCTGCCGTTCTAAACGACGCTGATCAGGATCGCGCCATGGTGCTGGAATCCGCGCTGCTGCACGTCAGGCCCGGCCAGGAAGCTGCCTTCGAGGCGGCCTTCGGCGAGGCTCGCCACATCATCGGTGCGATGCGGGGCTTCGTTTCGCTTTCACTGTCGCGCTGCGTGGAGAAGACTAGCGATTACCTGCTGTTGGTGCAGTGGCAGAAGCTGGAAGACCATACCATCGGCTTTCGTCAGTCGCCCGAGTACCAGCGGTGGCGCGCGCTGCTGCATCATTTCTATGACCCGATGCCGGAAGTGCTGCACCACACGACGGTTCTGGAGCACGTGTGATGCGTAACGCTCCAGGCACGCCATCGGCGCTGCAGATGCTGGTTGAAGCCTTGCGCGTGCTGCCGGGCGTGGGCCCCAAGTCTGCCCAGCGGATGGCGTATCACCTCATGCAACATGACCGCGAGGGCGCCGCGCAACTGGCGCAGGCGCTGTCGGAGGCGACGGAATCGATCCAGCACTGCAGCCGCTGCAATACCTTTACCGAGCAGGAAATCTGCGAGACCTGCCTGGACACGCGCCGCGATGCGTCGCTGCTATGCGTGGTGGAAACGCCGGCTGATCAGATGATGATCGAGCAGACGCTGACTTATCGGGGCCAATACTTCGTGCTGATGGGGCGGCTCTCGCCGCTCGACAACATCGGCCCGAAAGAGATCCACCTCGAACGCTTGCTGGCCCGCGCGATCGATCCTGCGCTGGGCGGGCCCTGCTCCGAGGTCATCCTTGCCACCAACTTCACCAGCGAGGGTGAGGCGACCGCCCACTACATTGGCGAGATGTTGAAGGCGCGCGGTATCAAGGCGACGCGTCTGGCGCGTGGTGTGCCGGTGGGCGGTGAGCTGGAATACGTGGACGCGGGCACCATTGCCCGCGCGGTGCTGGATCGGCGCCAGCTCTGAACCGGCGCACCTGAATCTCAGAATTCGGTATGCAGGCGCGTACCGAAAAATACCGCAGGACCGCGATCCGCGTTGTAGCCGGGATTGCGAATCCATTGCGCGTCGGCACTGATCCACAGGTGCTTGGTCGCCTGGAAGCTATAGAACGCCTCGACGATCTGCTCGGGCGCATAGTTCAGCTTGCCGTCTCCCAGGAATACGCCCAGGCCGCCTTGCTGCAGGTAGCGACGGTGATCCGGCGACAGCATGTTGATCGCCGCCGCGAGCCCGACCGTGTCATCCGAGCGGCCCCACTGGCTGCCCTTGACCAGCGTACCGAACGACACGGAGCGATCGATCTCCGTAAAGGCGTAGGTTTCCGTCTTGCCGTCCGCCCAGGATGCACGTGCGAAGACGCCAATGTCATCGTTGATCCGCTGTTCGCCGCCAATACCGACGCCGACCTTGGAGTTGTCGCGTCGCGCCAGGCTGATGTCCGGCGCGCTGCCCGTCGACTGGCCGAGGGCGAGGGCATCGTCGTAGCGGGCCATGTCGGTCCTGTTTCGGAAGAGCATCACGCGCAGCTTGCCGGGCTGGCCCGCGAGCGTGTGGCTCCGCTCGACTTCAAACACGTCGCCGTAGTGGCGGCCGATGCGCGTGTCGAGCGGCAGGCCGTTGGATTCTTCCGGCTGGATGAAGCGGCCGATGCGATAGGCCCAGTCGCCGTCGTAATACTCCAGGGCGGCACCCCAGGTGTAGCCGCGTGCATCAGCAGCGTAGTCGAACGCGCCGTGCGTGAGGAACGACCAGTTCAGGAATTGCGTGCGCGGATCGTGCGCGTAGGTCACGCTGTCGAACACGTCCAGCACCGAAAAATTGCCGGCTGTGAAGACAAGGCGACGCTTGTCGACCTGGCCGGCAAACTGGTTCATCTCGGCTTCCTTCTCTTCAGTGCCGCCACCCAGGCCGACCGTCTGGCGGAAGAAGGCGCGTGCGCGATAGAGCGTCGGGTTCGGGCCGGCGGTCTTGGCCAACTCACCATTGGTGAATCCGGCCAGGCCATGCAGACCCGAGAAGGGCTGGCCGAACGCCATTTCCGGATTGAAGTGCACTTCAGCGCCTTGCCACAGGCGCATGCCCAGATCAAGCGTCGTCGTGACCGAATAGCTGGTGGTGGACTTGCTCGACAGGCTGTTCGGCCCGCTGTACGGCGAGTGGAACGATAGGTCGTGCTGCCACACGTAGGTGGCCTGGCCATGCACGGCAAAGCGGTCGGGATCGTTGATCGCCCAACTGGCGGTGTCGCCTGTGCTGCTTTCGGCTGCCAAGGCATGCCCGGCGCTCAAGGATAGGGCGCACAGGGCGGTCAAGCGGGCAAGACGGAACGGAAGCGGCATGGCGGCAAGCAGGGAGAACGCCGTTAGAATCCCTTTTTCGGATCCGGGAACGGCAAAAGTCCGCCATGTTAAACGTGGGCGGGTGACGGTCGGATGAAACACGCACGGAACGTGCCCCGATGTCACATCCGATGTTGTGTATTTCCCACCTTCAGCTTTCCACAATGAATCTCGCCCGCTTCGATCTCGTCACCCTCGGCCTGTTTGTGGCGGTGGCCCGGCTGGGCAGCATTTCGGCTGGGGCGCGCCAGTCGCACTTGGCCGTGGCCGCGGCAAGCAAGCGCATTTCCGATCTGGAAGCGGCCGTGGGCGCGCCGTTGCTGTATCGCCATGCCGCCGGCGTGGAACTGACCGAGGCCGGCCAGGCGTGCTTCCGCCATGCTGTGGGCATCCTGCAGGACGTCGAGCGTATGGCCGGCGCACTGTCGGACTTTGCCGCGGGCACCCGCGGGCTGGTGCGCGTGTGGGCCAACACGTCGTCGATTACGCAATTCCTGGCAGATGACCTGGCCGCCTTCATGCTGGCCAATCCGGCCATCCGCATCGCGCTGGAAGAGCAGGACAGCGGCGATATCGTTGCCGCGCTGCGGGAGAACCGGGCAGACCTTGGCATCTTCGCGGCCGGTACACCCTGCGACGGGCTGCAATCGTTCGATTACCGCGAGGACGATCTCGCGTTGGTGACACCGCGCGGGCATCCATTGGCCGGGCGCAAGCACGTCCATTTCGCTGACGCCGTGGATTTCGACTTCGTCAGCCTGCCGCCGGGCACGTCGCTGGCCGCGCAACTGGTCGACGAGAGTGTCCGCCTGGGTAAGCCGCTGCGTTTGCGTATCCAGGTGCGCAGCTTTGAAGCCGTCTGCCGCATGGTGGCCTCCGGTCTGGGCGTGGGCGTGTTGCCGCGCATTGCGGCGCAAGGGCATGTATCGAGCCTGCCGGGCGCCGGTCTGGCGCTCGTGGCACTGCAAGACGAATGGGCGCATCGCCGCCTGTTGGTGGGCGTGCGCGACCCCGATGCCCTGACCAGCTCTGCGCGCCTGCTGATGACGCATCTGCTTGGCAACCCCGCTGCACTTTGAATTCAACGTTTTCTACAACCATGCCGACACAGGTTTTGCAGGACATCCGCGTGCTCGAACTCGGGCAACTGATTGCCGGGCCGTTTGCAGCCAAGACGCTCGCCGACTTTGGCGCGCAGGTCATCAAGATCGAGCCGCCGGGGCAGGGCGATCCGCTGCGCAAATGGCGGATGCTGCATGAGGGCACGTCAATCTGGTGGGAAGCGCAGTCGCGCAACAAGCAGTCTGTTTGTGTGGACCTGCGTGTGCCGGAGGGGCAGGAAGTCGTACGCAAGCTGGCCGCCGAAGCCGATGTCCTGATCGAGAATTTCCGCCCCGGCACGATGGAAAAGTGGGGGCTGTCGTACGAGGCGCTTTCCGCCATCAACCCGAAACTGATCATGCTGCGCGTGTCCGGCTATGGCCAGACGGGCCCCAAACGCGACGAGCCGGGCTTTGCCGCCATTGCTGAAGCCATGGCCGGCCTGCGCTATCTGACCGGTGAGCCGGGGCGGCCGCCTGCACGTGCGGGGCTGTCGCTTGGCGATACTATCGCCGGCCTGCATGGTGCACTAGGCGTGTTGCTGGCCTTGTACGAACGCGATGCGCGTGGCGGCAAGGGGCAGGTGATCGACGTGGCGCTGTACGAATCCGTGTTCAACCTGACGGAGAGCCTGCTGCCCGAATACTCGGTGTTCGGGGCAATCCGCCAGCCGGCGGGCGGGGCGCTGCCGGGCATTGCGCCATCGAACGCCTACCGGTGCGCCGGCGGCGAGTACGTTCTGATTGCCGCCAACGGCGACAACATCTTCCGCCGCCTGATGCAGCAGATGGGCCGGCAAGATCTGGCCGACGATCCCGATTTGGCGCGTAACGACGGCCGCGCCGCCCGGGCGGAAGAAATCGATGCCGCTATCAACGCCTGGACGGGCACGCTGCCCATCGCCGATGTACTGGCCGCGCTGCATGCGGCCGAAGTGCCCAGCGGCCCGATCTACACCGTCGCCGACATTGCCGCAGACCCTCACTACCGGGCGCGCGGCGTGATCGAGACGGTGCGCGCGCAGTCGGGCATTGATGTAGAGATGCCGGGCGTGGTGCCCAAGCTTTCCGCTACGCCGGGCGCCGTGCAGGCGAGCGCGCCGCGCCTGGGCCAGCACACGCGGGACGTACTGCGCGGCCACGGCCTGACCGACGCGCAGATCGACGCGCTGGCTTCGCAAGGCATCATTGCCGAAGCCAAAAGCTGAACAGCTAGGACGATCCCGCATGTTGTGTTGCAAATCGTTGCGGTAATATCGCCGCCGAGGCAGTGAACGCCGCAAAACGGGAGACAGACATGGGGACACGAGTCATTGGGCGCTGGGCAAAATGGGTGGGCGCAGCACTGTGTGCGACGAGCCTGGTGGCTGCCAGCCCCACCGTTCTGGCACAGGGCAAGCCTGAAAAGAGCAAGGTCACCATCGCAGTGGGCGGCAAGGCGTTGTTCTACTACCTGCCGCTGACGATTGCCGAGCGCCTGGGCTACTTCAAGGACGAAGGCCTGGACGTTGAAATCGTCGACTTTGCCGGCGGTGCGAAAGCCCTGCAGGCCGTGGTCGGAGGCAGCGCCGACGTGGTGAGCGGCGCGTATGAGCACACGCTGGTGCTGCAGGCCAAGGGCCAGATGTACCAGGAGTTCGTGTTGCAAGGGCGTGCCCCGCAGATCGTGCTGGCGGTCAATAACAAGACGATGCCCAACTACAAGTCGATTGCCGATTTGAAAGGCAAGAAGATCGGCGTGACGGCTCCGGGTTCATCGACCAACATCATGGTCAACTACGTGCTGGCGCGCGCCGGCATCAAGCCGAACGAAGTGTCGATCATCGGCGTGGGCCCGAGCAGCGGCGCGATTGCCGCCGTGCGTGCCGGCCAGATCGACGCCCTGGCCAACCTGGACCCCGTGATGTCGATGCTCACGCAGAAGAACGAAGTGCGCGTCGTCTCGGATACCCGTACGCTGGCCGATACCAAAGCGGTCTTCGGCGGCAACATGCCGGCGGGCTGCCTGTACGCATCCACGGCGTTCATCCAGAAGAATCCGAACACGACGCAGGCGATGACCAACGCCATGGTGCGCGCACTCAAGTGGCTGCAGAAGGCGGGCCCGTCGGACATCGTCAAGACGGTGCCGGAAGCCTATCTGCTGGGCGATCGCGCGCTGTATCTGGCAGCGTGGGACAAGGTGCGCGAGGCCATCTCACCGGATGGCACGATGCCCACCGACGGCCCCGCCACGGCACTGCGCACGCTGTCGGAGTTTGATGCGGAAGTGAAGGGCAAGCAGATCAAGCTCGACCAGACCTTCACCAATGCCTTCGTGCAGAAGGCCAACGCCAAGTACAAGTAATTCCGACAGGCTTTCAGCAACGCGCCCGGCTCCGCCCGGGCGTATTGCTTTTGGACCGCAGACCATGTCCCATCCCGCGCTTTCGTTTGATCAGATCACCTGTACGTTCATTTCACCCGACACGCCGGGCCAGCGTTACACCGCCGTCCAAAACACCTCGCTGGAGGTGCAGGCCGGGGAGTTCGTCTCCGTGGTGGGACCGACCGGCTGCGGCAAATCCACCTTGCTGAATCTGGCGGCGGGCCTGTTGCAGCCGTCTTCCGGGCAGGTCCGGGTGTTTGGCGAACCGCTGGTCGGCATCAATCGTCGCGCCGGCTACATGTTTCAGGCAGAGGCGTTGATGCCATGGCGCAGCGCGCTCGACAACGTGACGGCGGGGCTGCAGTTTCGGGCCATGCCCGACAAGGAAGCGCGTGATCTCGCCATGTCTTGGCTCGCGCGCGTGGGTTTGGCTGGGTTTGAAGACCGATATCCGCATCAGCTTTCCGGCGGCATGCGCAAGCGCGTGAGCCTGGCGCAAACGCTAGTGCTCGACCCAGACATCATTCTTATGGACGAGCCGTTTTCCGCGCTCGACATTCAGACGCGCCAGCTGATGGAAAACGAGGTGCTCGATCTCTGGGCCGCCAAGCGCAAGGCGGTGCTGTTCATCACGCACGATCTGGACGAAGCGATTGCCATGAGTGACCGCGTGGTCGTGCTGGCCGCCGGGCCCGGCACGCACCCGATCGGCGAATTCACGATCGACCTGCCGCGCCCGCGCGATGTGGCCGAGATTCGCGACCAGGCCGGCTTTGTCGACCTGCATTCGCGCATCTGGGATGTGCTGCGCGAAGAAGTGCTCAAGGGCTATGCGCAGCACCGCCGCGTGGCTTGAACTGAATCTGATCGATTGCATCCATGGCTAACCGTCCGCTTTCTCTATTCGCGCTGCGCACCTGGCAGCTTGGCCTGCTGGTCGTCACGTTGGGCGTGTGGCACTTCGCCACGCGCTCGCAGGAAGTCGCGTTCTTCTTCGGAGAACCGCTCATCGTTGCCCAGCGCATCTGGGCGTGGTTCGTTTCTGAAGGCGATATCTATCACCACCTTGGCGTGACATTGGCCGAGACGGTGCTGGCATTTGCGATCGGCACGGCCACTGGCCTGGGTGCGGGGCTGTGGCTGGCGCTGAGTCCGGCCGCATCGGCGGTGCTTGATCCATACATCAAGGCGGCCAACTCGATGCCGCGCGTGATCCTGGCGCCAATCTTTGGCGTGTGGTTCGGGCTGGGGATCTGGTCAAAGGTCGCGCTGGCGGTAACGCTGGTGTTCTTCATCGTCTTCTTCAACGTCTATCAGGGCGTGAAGGAAGTGAGCCCGATCGTGCTGGCCAATGCGCGCATGCTGGGCGCATCGCAGCGGCAACTGCTGCGCTTCGTCTATCTGCCGAGCGCGACGAGCTGGGTGTTCTCGTCCCTGCATACGTCGGTGGGCCTGGCCTTCGTCGGGGCGGTCGTGGGGGAGTACCTCGGCTCCGCGCGCGGTGTTGGCTACCTGATCCTCCAGGCCGAGGGGACGTTCGACATCAACACCGTGTTTGCAGGCATCGTCGTGCTGACGGTCTTTGCGCTGGTGCTCGACTGGCTGGTCGGCTTGATGGAAAAACGCCTGATGCGCTGGCAGCCGAAGAGCGGCGAGACAGAAAAGCTCTGAGCGAACGCGCGGACGACGCGAACGTCACATCGACCCTGTCATGAGCAGGGTCATGCAACTAGACGGTCGGTCTACTACAATGCGATCCATCATGAGCAAGCACCCCGAACCCGTCACCGCTGAAGGCGCCGAAGCCCGGCACGACACCCGCGACCGCATTCTGGACGCCGGTGCCGAGCTGATCCTCGGGCGCGGTTTCTCGGCTGTCGGCTTGGCGGAAATCCTCGGCCGCGCGCAGGTACCCAAAGGCTCGTTTTATTACTACTTCGGGTCGAAGGAAGACTTTGGCGTCGCCATGCTGGAGCGCTATTTCCAGGACTACGACGCGGGCGTTGTCAGCCTGTTCAACGACACGCGCATCACCGCCCGCGAGCGGCTGCTGCGCTATTTCACGGCCTGGATCGATCTGCACGAGCGCAGCGCATGCGAGGTCACCTGCCTGGCGGTCAAGCTGTCGGGGGAGGTATCGGATTTGTCGGAGCCGATGCGCAAAGTGTTGTCGACGGGAATGACGCGCATGGTCGAGCGCATCGCCACGGCAATCGACGCGGGCGTCACCGACGGTTCGTTAGCGCCTGTGGAGGATGCGCGCCAGTTGGCCGAAGGGCTGTACGCCATGTGGATGGGCGGCGCGCTGTTGGCCAAGGCGCACCGCAATGTCGCCGCGTTCAAGAGCTGTGTGACGCAAACGGAAATTCTGCTGGCCAAGCCGAAACACTGATTGCAAAAGCCATTGCCGGCGAGGCACGTTCCTCGCTTTTTCTTTGACTCCGGTTCTAGATGACCGGTCGAATAGTCCCTTTTTCAGGAGCTGATATGACTCAACAATTGCTGTCCCCGATTCAGACTGGCCGTACGACCCTCGCCAATCGTGTCGTGATGGCGCCGCTTACGCGCTCGCGCGCTGGTCAGCCTGGCGACGTGCCGACCGAGCTGAACGTGACTTACTACGCCCAGCGTGCAACCGCCGGCCTGATCGTCACGGAAGCAACGCAAATTTCCCGCCAGGGCCAGGGCTACGCCTGGACGCCGGGTATGTACACCGACGAACAGGAAGCCGGTTGGAAGGCGGTCGTGGATGCCGTGCACGCCAAGGGTGGCCGCATCTCGCAACAGCTCTGGCACGTGGGCCGCATTTCCAACACGTTGCTGCAGGAAAACGGCCAGGCGCCTGTCGCGCCGTCGGCCATCGTCGCCAAGGGCGCGCAGAGCTTTGTCGTGCAGCCCGACGGCACGCCCGCCAATGTGCCGACCAGCGAGCCGCGCGCGCTCGCCACGGAAGAAATCCCTGGCGTGATCGCGCAATATCGTCAGGCTGTGCTGCGTGCACGCCGCGCTGGTTTCGACTTCGTCGAAATCCACGCCGCCAACGGTTACCTGCTGCACCAATTCCTGTCGACCAACAGCAATCAGCGCACCGACCAATACGGCGGCTCGCTGGAAAACCGCGCCCGACTGATTCTCGAAGTGGTCGATACCGCCATCGCCGAGATTGGCGCAGACCGCGTCGGCATCCGTCTCTCGCCGCACTTCGTCGCGCATGACATTGCCGACGCACAAGCCGAAGAAAGCGCGTTGTACTTGGCCCGCGAGCTGACCAAGCGTGGCATCGCCTATCTGCACATCGCCGAGCCGGATTGGGCTGGCGGCCCCGAGCTGACCGACGATTTCCGCCGGCAACTGCGCGACGCCTTCAAGGGCACGCTTATCGTGTGCGGCCAATACACGGCGGAAGAGGGCGAGCAGATGATTGCCTCCGGTCTGGCGGATGCCGTTGCGTTCGGTCGTCCGTTTATTGCCAACCCCGATCTGGTGGCGCGCTTCCGTGTCGGCGCCTCGCTTAACAAGCCCGATCGCGCAACCTTCTACGGCGGCCAGGAAAAGGGCTACACCGACTACCCGACGTTGGAAGAAGCGGCCTGATAATCGGTCGCGTCAAAAAGAAAGCCGCGCAGGCGATCAACCTGCGCGGCTTTTTTGTCTCCAGCGCCCCCGTTTTTAAGGCTGGATCACCACCTTGCCCGTCACCTTGCGCGCCGCCATGTCGAGCAGCGCCTGTGTCGTCTGCTCCAACGGATAGCGCGCCGAGATGTGCGGACGAATCTTGCCTTCCTGCATCCAGCCGAGCATCTGCATCATGTTCGCCAGATTCGCCTTCGGCTCGCGACGTGCAAACTCGCCCCAGAACACGCCCACCAGCGACGCGCCTTTGAGCAGCGCCAAGTTCAGCGGCATCTTCGGAATCTCACCATTGGCAAAGCCCACGACGAGGTAGCGGCCACGCCAGGCAATCGAACGGAACGCCGGTTCTGCATAGATCCCGCCGACCGGGTCATAGATCACGTCCGGGCCCTTGCCGTCGGTCAATTCCTTGATGCGCTCGCGCAGGTCTTCGGTCGAATAGTTGATGAGCGCATCGGCGCCGTGGTCTTTGCAGACCGCGAGCTTCTCGTCGCTCGACGCCGCCGCGATGACGCGTGCGCCAATCGCCTTGCCGATCTCAATGGCCGCTAGCCCGACGCCGCCCGCCGCGCCGAGCACCAGCATCGTTTCGCCAGCCTTCAGTTGTCCGCGATCGACCACCGCGTGGTGCGACGTGCCGTATGTAAGCGTGAATGCGGCTGCGGTGTCGAATGCCATGCCAGGCGGCATTGGCATCACCACCTTGGCCGACGCCTTGACCTGTGAAGCAAACGCGCCCTGGCCAAGAAACGCGATCACGTGGTCGCCGGCCTTCAGGTGCGACACGCCTTCGCCGACCGCGTTGACCACGCCCGCGACTTCGGAGCCGGGCGTAAACGGCAGCTCCGGCTTGAACTGGTACTTGTTCTGGATGATCAGCACGTCAGGGAAATTCACCCCCGCAGCCTTCACGTCGATGACCACTTCACCGGCACCCGGCGAGAGGTCCGGCAGCGTTTCGATCACCAGCGATTCGGGCGCGCCCCAGGTTTTGCAGACGACGGCTTTCATCATGTGTCTCCTCAACAGTCTTGCGTTGGATTGTTCGCCATCTCGCATGCATTGCACGCGATCTCGTCCGGCAGTGTAACCGAATAAAAGCACGGTCGTTCGATTTGGCCGGCGGCGATAAATCGTGCGGCTTGT encodes:
- a CDS encoding CaiB/BaiF CoA transferase family protein, with the protein product MPTQVLQDIRVLELGQLIAGPFAAKTLADFGAQVIKIEPPGQGDPLRKWRMLHEGTSIWWEAQSRNKQSVCVDLRVPEGQEVVRKLAAEADVLIENFRPGTMEKWGLSYEALSAINPKLIMLRVSGYGQTGPKRDEPGFAAIAEAMAGLRYLTGEPGRPPARAGLSLGDTIAGLHGALGVLLALYERDARGGKGQVIDVALYESVFNLTESLLPEYSVFGAIRQPAGGALPGIAPSNAYRCAGGEYVLIAANGDNIFRRLMQQMGRQDLADDPDLARNDGRAARAEEIDAAINAWTGTLPIADVLAALHAAEVPSGPIYTVADIAADPHYRARGVIETVRAQSGIDVEMPGVVPKLSATPGAVQASAPRLGQHTRDVLRGHGLTDAQIDALASQGIIAEAKS
- a CDS encoding ABC transporter substrate-binding protein, whose protein sequence is MGTRVIGRWAKWVGAALCATSLVAASPTVLAQGKPEKSKVTIAVGGKALFYYLPLTIAERLGYFKDEGLDVEIVDFAGGAKALQAVVGGSADVVSGAYEHTLVLQAKGQMYQEFVLQGRAPQIVLAVNNKTMPNYKSIADLKGKKIGVTAPGSSTNIMVNYVLARAGIKPNEVSIIGVGPSSGAIAAVRAGQIDALANLDPVMSMLTQKNEVRVVSDTRTLADTKAVFGGNMPAGCLYASTAFIQKNPNTTQAMTNAMVRALKWLQKAGPSDIVKTVPEAYLLGDRALYLAAWDKVREAISPDGTMPTDGPATALRTLSEFDAEVKGKQIKLDQTFTNAFVQKANAKYK
- a CDS encoding ABC transporter ATP-binding protein, giving the protein MSHPALSFDQITCTFISPDTPGQRYTAVQNTSLEVQAGEFVSVVGPTGCGKSTLLNLAAGLLQPSSGQVRVFGEPLVGINRRAGYMFQAEALMPWRSALDNVTAGLQFRAMPDKEARDLAMSWLARVGLAGFEDRYPHQLSGGMRKRVSLAQTLVLDPDIILMDEPFSALDIQTRQLMENEVLDLWAAKRKAVLFITHDLDEAIAMSDRVVVLAAGPGTHPIGEFTIDLPRPRDVAEIRDQAGFVDLHSRIWDVLREEVLKGYAQHRRVA
- a CDS encoding ABC transporter permease; amino-acid sequence: MANRPLSLFALRTWQLGLLVVTLGVWHFATRSQEVAFFFGEPLIVAQRIWAWFVSEGDIYHHLGVTLAETVLAFAIGTATGLGAGLWLALSPAASAVLDPYIKAANSMPRVILAPIFGVWFGLGIWSKVALAVTLVFFIVFFNVYQGVKEVSPIVLANARMLGASQRQLLRFVYLPSATSWVFSSLHTSVGLAFVGAVVGEYLGSARGVGYLILQAEGTFDINTVFAGIVVLTVFALVLDWLVGLMEKRLMRWQPKSGETEKL
- a CDS encoding TetR/AcrR family transcriptional regulator, with translation MSKHPEPVTAEGAEARHDTRDRILDAGAELILGRGFSAVGLAEILGRAQVPKGSFYYYFGSKEDFGVAMLERYFQDYDAGVVSLFNDTRITARERLLRYFTAWIDLHERSACEVTCLAVKLSGEVSDLSEPMRKVLSTGMTRMVERIATAIDAGVTDGSLAPVEDARQLAEGLYAMWMGGALLAKAHRNVAAFKSCVTQTEILLAKPKH
- a CDS encoding alkene reductase, with amino-acid sequence MTQQLLSPIQTGRTTLANRVVMAPLTRSRAGQPGDVPTELNVTYYAQRATAGLIVTEATQISRQGQGYAWTPGMYTDEQEAGWKAVVDAVHAKGGRISQQLWHVGRISNTLLQENGQAPVAPSAIVAKGAQSFVVQPDGTPANVPTSEPRALATEEIPGVIAQYRQAVLRARRAGFDFVEIHAANGYLLHQFLSTNSNQRTDQYGGSLENRARLILEVVDTAIAEIGADRVGIRLSPHFVAHDIADAQAEESALYLARELTKRGIAYLHIAEPDWAGGPELTDDFRRQLRDAFKGTLIVCGQYTAEEGEQMIASGLADAVAFGRPFIANPDLVARFRVGASLNKPDRATFYGGQEKGYTDYPTLEEAA